In Amycolatopsis methanolica 239, a single genomic region encodes these proteins:
- a CDS encoding helix-turn-helix domain-containing protein translates to MPVEIAREIRPAVQKYGGAFMTSPELAEVEASGLALFAGRQQVSWPADPVARIGHGLMLLREYRGGLHFAVLRAVGLTVPEAVVTDPEGGRARLLRTACSPETTDELIARARRRPDLEARWRRAESLTDEQMGELLEVLSAAHRDALVRSLADLGREE, encoded by the coding sequence GTGCCGGTGGAGATCGCGCGGGAGATCCGTCCCGCGGTGCAGAAGTACGGCGGCGCGTTCATGACGTCGCCGGAGCTGGCCGAGGTCGAGGCGAGCGGGCTGGCGTTGTTCGCGGGCCGGCAACAGGTCTCGTGGCCTGCCGACCCGGTCGCGCGGATCGGCCACGGGTTGATGCTGCTGCGCGAGTATCGCGGCGGGTTGCACTTCGCGGTGCTGCGGGCAGTGGGGCTGACGGTGCCGGAGGCGGTGGTGACGGACCCGGAGGGCGGCCGCGCGCGCTTGTTGCGCACGGCGTGCTCCCCGGAGACGACCGACGAGCTGATCGCCCGTGCCCGGCGGCGCCCGGACCTGGAAGCCCGCTGGCGGCGGGCGGAGTCGCTGACCGATGAGCAGATGGGCGAGTTGCTGGAGGTGCTGTCCGCGGCGCACCGGGATGCCTTGGTGCGCTCGCTGGCGGATCTCGGTCGCGAAGAGTGA